A single region of the Halococcus salifodinae DSM 8989 genome encodes:
- a CDS encoding class I SAM-dependent methyltransferase → MKKTIEEHAARFDDHATAYDESQDSDEYRACASLVVEHASPEPDDTVLDLGTGTGAIALALAPDAERVVGRDISAGMMDEAQAKAEEVGIDNLALAEGSFREPAVDDPVDIVVSNFAMHHLSDDEKREAIETIAGLAPHKFVLGDVMLFGEADPDAPFYSPEVDDPATVGTLADALTDAGFSLTAVERVHDQVGVLVAERAAVGDGVDATAADGASGAFGLDGADAEE, encoded by the coding sequence ATGAAGAAGACGATTGAGGAGCACGCGGCACGGTTCGACGATCACGCTACGGCCTACGACGAAAGTCAGGACAGCGACGAGTACCGGGCGTGTGCCTCTCTCGTCGTGGAACACGCCAGCCCCGAGCCCGACGACACCGTGCTCGATCTCGGGACAGGGACGGGGGCGATCGCGCTCGCACTCGCGCCCGACGCCGAGCGCGTCGTCGGCCGAGATATCTCCGCAGGGATGATGGACGAAGCCCAAGCGAAGGCCGAGGAGGTCGGGATCGACAACCTCGCGCTTGCGGAGGGAAGCTTCCGAGAGCCCGCCGTCGACGATCCCGTGGATATCGTGGTCTCGAACTTCGCGATGCATCACCTGAGCGACGACGAAAAGCGCGAGGCGATCGAGACGATCGCGGGGCTGGCTCCCCACAAATTCGTCCTCGGCGACGTGATGCTCTTCGGCGAGGCCGATCCCGACGCACCGTTTTACAGCCCCGAGGTCGACGATCCCGCGACCGTCGGGACGCTCGCGGACGCGCTGACCGACGCGGGCTTTTCGCTCACCGCGGTCGAGCGCGTCCACGATCAGGTCGGCGTGCTGGTCGCCGAACGTGCCGCAGTCGGCGACGGTGTCGACGCGACGGCTGCGGACGGCGCGTCAGGGGCGTTCGGGCTGGACGGGGCGGACGCGGAGGAATGA
- the psmA gene encoding archaeal proteasome endopeptidase complex subunit alpha encodes MQGQSQQQAYDRGVSIWSPDGRLYQVEYAREAVKRGTASIGVRTPDGVVLAVDKRFRSPLEERSSVEKIHKADDHIGIASAGHVADARQLIDFARQQAQVNQLRYGEPVGVETLTKDITDHIQQYTQVGGARPFGVALIIGGVEDGEPRLYETDPSGTASEWQALAVGSGRAEMLDHLEENYREEMDLDAGVGLALETLATATDDEPDAAEIGVATVDVETERLAQLDDDEIDSYIDELELDVDESAEE; translated from the coding sequence ATGCAGGGACAATCCCAACAACAGGCCTACGACCGCGGGGTCTCGATCTGGTCACCGGACGGGCGGCTTTATCAAGTCGAGTACGCTCGCGAGGCGGTCAAGCGCGGCACGGCGAGCATCGGCGTCCGGACGCCGGACGGTGTCGTGCTCGCGGTCGACAAGCGCTTCCGGTCGCCGCTCGAAGAGCGCTCCAGCGTCGAGAAGATCCACAAGGCCGACGATCACATCGGTATCGCCAGCGCGGGCCACGTCGCCGACGCCCGCCAGCTCATCGACTTCGCCCGCCAGCAGGCCCAGGTCAACCAGCTCCGGTACGGCGAGCCGGTCGGCGTCGAGACGCTCACCAAGGACATCACCGACCACATCCAGCAGTACACCCAGGTCGGCGGTGCGCGCCCGTTCGGCGTCGCACTCATCATCGGTGGCGTCGAGGACGGCGAACCCCGTCTCTACGAGACCGATCCGTCGGGGACGGCGAGCGAATGGCAGGCGCTCGCGGTCGGGTCAGGCCGCGCGGAGATGCTCGATCACCTCGAAGAGAACTACCGCGAGGAGATGGACCTGGACGCCGGGGTCGGGCTCGCGCTCGAAACCCTCGCGACCGCGACCGACGACGAGCCTGACGCCGCCGAGATCGGCGTCGCCACCGTCGACGTCGAGACCGAACGCCTCGCCCAGCTCGACGACGACGAGATCGACTCGTACATCGACGAACTCGAGCTGGACGTCGACGAGTCGGCCGAGGAATAA
- a CDS encoding Rpp14/Pop5 family protein: protein MKHLPKHLRPRRRYLAIAIEAWPDADPGKHAFQRACWYAAQNLLGDPGAADVDLRVLDFSFADGDGTAIVRVRHGEVERARAAIACVDEISGSPVGVRVLGVSGTVRACEERYIGRASRGAAERNVVFADSQRPAVVRNGRFDVHGEPGFVGATSLDI, encoded by the coding sequence ATGAAACACCTCCCGAAACACCTCCGGCCGCGCCGGCGGTATCTCGCGATCGCGATCGAGGCGTGGCCCGACGCCGATCCCGGGAAACACGCGTTCCAGCGCGCGTGTTGGTACGCCGCCCAGAACCTGCTTGGCGATCCGGGAGCCGCGGACGTCGATCTCCGGGTTCTCGACTTCTCGTTCGCCGACGGAGACGGGACCGCGATCGTCCGTGTGCGACACGGGGAGGTCGAGCGGGCGCGCGCTGCGATCGCGTGCGTCGACGAGATCTCGGGGTCGCCGGTCGGCGTTCGGGTGCTCGGAGTGAGCGGGACGGTTCGTGCCTGTGAAGAAAGGTATATAGGTCGCGCGTCCCGAGGAGCGGCCGAGAGAAACGTCGTGTTCGCGGACTCACAGCGGCCCGCTGTCGTGCGGAACGGGCGATTCGACGTTCACGGGGAACCCGGGTTCGTGGGAGCGACGTCGCTCGATATCTGA
- a CDS encoding uracil-DNA glycosylase family protein, with protein MQNVTDRTSNPFGMRPPCEQFVPGYGDANADFHVIGDHPGVHGGVETGVPFTNAAGRRLQRVLHAAGLLDEPDSDAPTTDETFFSYLHTCVADEPTPASYADCERFFDAELRAISAHVLLPVGERATRYVLEHYTARPVAGDLDMDALHATELRGGGWLVLPVTELADWTEDDADRLTRALETLLATDYRRETDLGRFIPGGDSYRVR; from the coding sequence GTGCAGAACGTCACCGACCGCACGAGCAACCCCTTCGGGATGCGCCCGCCGTGCGAGCAGTTCGTCCCCGGCTACGGCGACGCCAACGCCGATTTCCACGTCATCGGCGATCATCCCGGCGTTCACGGTGGCGTCGAAACTGGCGTTCCCTTCACGAACGCCGCCGGCCGTCGCCTCCAACGCGTTCTCCATGCAGCCGGACTACTCGACGAACCAGACTCCGACGCCCCAACGACCGACGAGACCTTCTTCTCGTATCTCCACACCTGCGTCGCCGACGAACCCACGCCGGCGTCGTACGCCGACTGTGAGCGCTTCTTCGACGCCGAACTCCGCGCGATCAGCGCCCACGTCCTCCTCCCGGTCGGCGAGCGCGCGACCAGATACGTTCTCGAACACTACACCGCTCGCCCGGTGGCTGGCGATCTCGATATGGACGCACTCCACGCGACCGAACTCCGCGGCGGCGGCTGGCTCGTCCTCCCGGTCACCGAACTCGCGGACTGGACCGAGGACGACGCCGATCGGCTGACCCGCGCGCTCGAAACCCTCCTCGCGACCGACTACCGGCGCGAGACCGATCTCGGCCGGTTCATCCCCGGCGGTGACTCCTACCGCGTCCGGTGA